From the Bacilli bacterium genome, the window TTCGGCAAACAATTTAATCGATGTGATCGTGTCGGATGAGGGATCGATGTCCATTTTGAGCACAACCCCTCCCGCTGTATATGCGATCACATAGTCGGTGTTCGTATTTGGCTCGCCTAAAGCCTCGATTGCCTGTTGCACGGTTTGCCCGATCCGGACGCCGTTTAGGCCCGGGTTGATGTCCGGGGAGCTGACGGTGATAAACACAACCTTTTTATTAGCGTCGAAGCCGAACGAAAACCCCGGAAAATCATATACTTGCAGCGGCTCCTGCGGATCGTCCATCGTATAAGTGTCGCTCGGTTTGCCGAAACGTTCGGTAACGTCAGCCAATTTGGCGCCAACGGTAAAGCCCATCAATGCAGGTTTGTCGGCGTTGAAACGGGCAGTTACATTATAATCCGGCTGTTTATCCTTTACGGTTTCTTTTTTGGGCGAAGATTTCGGGCGCGGAGTTGAACGGGATGCGCTGTGTCCGGTCTCCGACGAAATTTTCAGTTCCTTTTTCCCGGTTGGCGGTTTGCTTTCGTGATTTGCCGTTATTGTTGGTGAATGGACAACTCGGGGCGTTGCAGTCGCGTTCACCACTCCCATGCTTTCGTCCGATTCCGCTCCGCAAGCCGCAAGAGTGAGAATGGCAGCCATATAGGCGGTTATTTCAATCGCTCTTCTTTTCGCGAATGCCATGCGCGTTCAATCCTTTCCTTCTCGTGCCCGATCACAACATCAATCATACTCTCGCCATGATGCCGCTACAAAGGCCAATTTTGGTGAAAAGCATTGGAAAACACGTATATTAAGCGCTTTCATCCCGTTATAAAAATATATTCTTGTTCAGTATCGTTCATTTTCTCGCTATCACCATTTTAGACGTTTCCACTTGCTTAAAAGTTACATTCACAATCTGTCCCGCAAATATTGGCATGCGGAAAAAGGCGGCGGGTCCGCTAATCGGAGGCGGTGAACAGACGCCGGCAAGAAAATAGCAAAAAGTTGATATTTTCGGCAAAAAAGCTTGCATGAACGGACACCCGCCAACCAATAAAATAGAAACAAATGGCGAAAAACAAAGGAGCGAAACATGCGCAAGGAAGAGATCTTGCATGCTGTTAGCGGCACGACCGCAGGCGCGCGAAATTTATTCCCGAAAGGCGATCAGGAATCGTTTTGGATAAAAGTATGGCAATCGCCGGATTTGCGGGAAACGGCGGAACAAATTCGGGCGGAAGGGGAAAGATTGCTGGTCGAACCTCTGCAGGAGCCCGGCTTCGCGCTTTTCAGACAATTTGCTGATAACGGCAACAGGATTCCGTATGAAAAAGTATACTTTGAAAAAAGAAAAAAACTAACGACGTTTTTCCTGCTTGCCATGATTAAGCCGCATGATGACCGCTTTTTGCAAGCTTTATACGACACGATATGGTCTGTTTGCAACGAGTATACATGGTGTTTGCCGGCACATTTGCAGGGGGCGCCGGAAACGGACGGTGAACTTTCGTTTTCCGTGGATTCGCCCGGCCGTCTGGACAGACGGACCAGTATCGATTTGTTTGCTGCCGAAACGGGTTTTGCGCTAAGCGAAATATTAAGTTTGGCTCACTCCCGTTTGCCGCCGTTAATCCGCAGCAGAATCGAAGAAGAAGTGGTTCGGCGTTTATTTAAACCGTATTTGCGGCAAGGCCCGTACGATTGGGAAACGGCGCGGCATAACTGGGCCGCCGTATGCGCCGGCAGCATCGGCTCCGCGTCGTTGC encodes:
- a CDS encoding DUF4309 domain-containing protein; this encodes MAFAKRRAIEITAYMAAILTLAACGAESDESMGVVNATATPRVVHSPTITANHESKPPTGKKELKISSETGHSASRSTPRPKSSPKKETVKDKQPDYNVTARFNADKPALMGFTVGAKLADVTERFGKPSDTYTMDDPQEPLQVYDFPGFSFGFDANKKVVFITVSSPDINPGLNGVRIGQTVQQAIEALGEPNTNTDYVIAYTAGGVVLKMDIDPSSDTITSIKLFAE